In Xyrauchen texanus isolate HMW12.3.18 chromosome 32, RBS_HiC_50CHRs, whole genome shotgun sequence, the following proteins share a genomic window:
- the LOC127626218 gene encoding uncharacterized protein LOC127626218 isoform X1, translating to MEGVLDTTLFLFTCKLTCSALIYPAVTHPITAVSLCSSCLLLFTDLATTLFLLYVWFVESWMTPFQVSSDVVALRFLLFLCQAYGVVLMLMPPLIALELLVNMLHLQKERTVGKDIETVLAERDGSTQWHQSESPSRMMGFLGCLLAWSVSGIYSSHNWKLGQLLVEACLEEGGCLVTCLPCVFNTSYASMDEISWVLPAIVLLLSFTGSLGLLRTKLSHILSDSLENTLAATWGKIKDSVALGLMQIQWPTLCRTVFPNESQSSGIDSEKTADSCAIHRAGFVYNVQRSFCSGSKVLCSCQTSLAESYMQKQKRSTSLAPFPESKTELPLEVTSFELNTVELYNRTDPVLRLALQTPRMLSWHPERESPCLGGEMFTGLVCVGLVCMFPTVVSGNIVLILNLENLVVHTVKLLCLCQ from the exons ATGGAGGGTGTTCTGGACACAACACTTTTTCTGTTTACATGCAAACTGACGTGTAGTGCGCTAATCTACCCTGCAGTCACGCATCCCATAACCGCGGTCAGTCTTTGCTCCAGCTGCCTGCTGTTATTCACTGACCTCGCTACCACCC TGTTCCTGCTCTATGTCTGGTTTGTGGAGTCCTGGATGACGCCTTTTCAGGTGTCTTCCGATGTGGTTGCACTTCGATTCCTCCTCTTTCTTTGTCAGGCCTATGGAGTTGTACTGATGTTGATGCCACCTCTGATTGCTTTAGAGTTGTTGGTTAACATGTTGCACCTTCAAAAAGAGAGGACAGTTGGCAAGGATATAGAGACAGTACTTGCAGAGAGGGATGGAAGTACACAGTGGCACCAGAGTGAGTCTCCATCTAGAATGATGGGCTTTCTTGGTTGTCTTCTAGCATGGAGTGTGAGTGGGATTTACAGTAGTCACAACTGGAAGCTTGGACAGCTCTTGGTGGAAGCCTGTTTGGAAGAAGGTGGTTGCCTCGTAACTTGTCTTCCCTGTGTTTTCAATACCTCCTATGCCAGTATGGATGAGATCTCTTGGGTTCTCCCTGCCATAGTGCTTCTGTTGAGTTTCACAGGGAGCTTGGGCCTACTCAGGACGAAGCTGTCCCACATACTATCAGACTCACTAGAAAACACATTGGCGGCAACATGGGGCAAAATAAAGGACTCTGTTGCCCTTGGGCTAATGCAAATACAGTGGCCCACGCTCTGCAGAACTGTATTTCCCAATGAATCACAAAGCTCTGGCATTGACTCAGAAAAAACAGCTGACAGCTGTGCCATTCACAGGGCTGGGTTTGTGTACAATGTGCAACGATCGTTCTGTTCTGGAAGCAAGGTCCTGTGCTCTTGCCAAACCAGTTTGGCGGAAAGTTATATGCAGAAACAAAAACGATCAACCAGCCTTGCACCGTTTCCAGAATCAAAAACAGAACTTCCGCTGGAGGTGACATCATTTGAACTCAACACAGTAGAGCTATATAACAGGACCGACCCAGTGTTGAGACTAGCACTGCAGACTCCAAGAATGCTGTCTTGGCATCCTGAGAGGGAAAGTCCCTGCCTGGGGGGAGAAATGTTCACAGGGCTTGTATGTGTGGGTCTAGTTTGCATGTTCCCCACAGTTGTTAGTGGTAACATTGTCCTTATCTTAAACCTAGAGAATTTGGTGGTGCACACGGTGAAACTTTTATGTCTCTGTCAATAA
- the znf362a gene encoding zinc finger protein 362a yields the protein MAEPRFNNPYFWPPPPSIPGQLDNLVLINKIKEQLMAEKIRSPHLPATSVPSQQPLLVPSTPTEAGQHNLSAPKLQQMPGLHAHSTSQPDIALHARPASSTVAGRILGDMNLNLDDKAAIKARGLWEDWHLRQIIDQPSRANHLSGLSLTSLRTANHNTSESTTPTTSSQTRQSGAPSPNLISGLSGGPGMESFKNSGGLAGLLGPPPKSIGRGRKKIKAENPSGPLLVVPYPILASGTDQSTVSITAKEGKTYRCKVCPLTFFSKSDMQIHSKSHTEAKPHKCPHCTKSFANASYLSQHLRIHLGVKPYHCSYCEKSFRQLSHLQQHTRIHTGDRPYKCLQPGCEKAFTQLSNLQSHQRSHNKDKPYKCSNCYRAYSDSASLQIHLSAHAIKNAKAYCCSMCGRAYTSETYLMKHMPKHAVVEHLVSQHSPQRTESSNVPIRISLI from the exons ATGGCAGAACCTCGATTTAATAATCCATACTTTTGGCCGCCTCCACCCTCTATTCCTGGTCAG TTGGATAACCTCGTACTGATCAACAAGATCAAAGAGCAGCTGATGGCTGAGAAAATCAGATCTCCGCACTTGCCAGCCACTTCTGTCCCTTCCCAGCAGCCCCTGCTGGTGCCGTCCACACCCACAGAAGCTGGGCAACACAATTTATCAGCGCCCAAGCTCCAACAGATGCCAGGGCTCCATGCTCACAGCACCTCACAGCCAGACATCGCCCTACATGCCCGACCCGCCTCAAGCACGGTGGCAG GTCGTATTCTTGGTGACATGAACTTGAATCTGGACGATAAGGCGGCCATTAAAGCAAGGGGATTATGGGAAGACTGGCATTTGCGCCAAATCATAGACCAGCCATCCAGAGCGAATCATCTGTCAG GACTGTCACTGACGTCATTGCGAACTGCCAACCACAACACATCAGAGTCCACAACTCCAACCACCAGCAGTCAAACCCGCCAGAGTGGTGCTCCTTCCCCAAATCTCATCTCAGGACTGTCCGGCGGGCCCGGGATGGAGTCTTTCAAAAACAGCGGAGGATTGGCAGGACTTCTGGGTCCACCTCCAAAAAGCATAGGACGAGGGCGTAAAAAGATTAAAGCCGAAAACCCCTCTGGTCCTCTCTTAGTTGTTCCCTACCCAATCCTGGCCTCTGGAACTGACCAATCAACTGTTAGCATCACTGCCAAAGAGGGCAAAACCTACAG GTGTAAAGTGTGTCCGTTGACGTTCTTCTCCAAGTCAGATATGCAGATCCATTCCAAGTCTCACACGGAAGCAAAGCCACATAAGTGTCCTCACTGCACCAAGTCCTTTGCCAATGCGTCGTACCTGTCCCAGCACCTGCGCATTCACTTGGGGGTGAAGCCGTATCACTGCTCCTACTGCGAGAAATCCTTCCGACAGCTTTCCCACTTACAGCAGCACACTAG AATCCATACAGGTGATCGGCCATATAAATGTCTTCAGCCAGGCTGTGAAAAGGCCTTCACGCAACTCTCAAATTTGCAA TCTCACCAGAGATCACACAATAAAGATAAGCCTTACAAGTGCTCCAACTGTTACCGTGCTTACTCTGACTCCGCCTCCCTCCAAATCCACTTGTCTGCTCACGCAATCAAAAACGCCAAGGCCTATTGCTGCAGCATGTGTGGTAGAGCCTACACCTCA GAGACCTACCTAATGAAACACATGCCTAAACACGCCGTGGTAGAACACCTGGTGAGTCAACACTCACCACAAAGGACCGAATCATCCAACGTCCCCATCCGTATTTCCCTCATCTGA
- the LOC127626218 gene encoding uncharacterized protein LOC127626218 isoform X2, translated as MTPFQVSSDVVALRFLLFLCQAYGVVLMLMPPLIALELLVNMLHLQKERTVGKDIETVLAERDGSTQWHQSESPSRMMGFLGCLLAWSVSGIYSSHNWKLGQLLVEACLEEGGCLVTCLPCVFNTSYASMDEISWVLPAIVLLLSFTGSLGLLRTKLSHILSDSLENTLAATWGKIKDSVALGLMQIQWPTLCRTVFPNESQSSGIDSEKTADSCAIHRAGFVYNVQRSFCSGSKVLCSCQTSLAESYMQKQKRSTSLAPFPESKTELPLEVTSFELNTVELYNRTDPVLRLALQTPRMLSWHPERESPCLGGEMFTGLVCVGLVCMFPTVVSGNIVLILNLENLVVHTVKLLCLCQ; from the coding sequence ATGACGCCTTTTCAGGTGTCTTCCGATGTGGTTGCACTTCGATTCCTCCTCTTTCTTTGTCAGGCCTATGGAGTTGTACTGATGTTGATGCCACCTCTGATTGCTTTAGAGTTGTTGGTTAACATGTTGCACCTTCAAAAAGAGAGGACAGTTGGCAAGGATATAGAGACAGTACTTGCAGAGAGGGATGGAAGTACACAGTGGCACCAGAGTGAGTCTCCATCTAGAATGATGGGCTTTCTTGGTTGTCTTCTAGCATGGAGTGTGAGTGGGATTTACAGTAGTCACAACTGGAAGCTTGGACAGCTCTTGGTGGAAGCCTGTTTGGAAGAAGGTGGTTGCCTCGTAACTTGTCTTCCCTGTGTTTTCAATACCTCCTATGCCAGTATGGATGAGATCTCTTGGGTTCTCCCTGCCATAGTGCTTCTGTTGAGTTTCACAGGGAGCTTGGGCCTACTCAGGACGAAGCTGTCCCACATACTATCAGACTCACTAGAAAACACATTGGCGGCAACATGGGGCAAAATAAAGGACTCTGTTGCCCTTGGGCTAATGCAAATACAGTGGCCCACGCTCTGCAGAACTGTATTTCCCAATGAATCACAAAGCTCTGGCATTGACTCAGAAAAAACAGCTGACAGCTGTGCCATTCACAGGGCTGGGTTTGTGTACAATGTGCAACGATCGTTCTGTTCTGGAAGCAAGGTCCTGTGCTCTTGCCAAACCAGTTTGGCGGAAAGTTATATGCAGAAACAAAAACGATCAACCAGCCTTGCACCGTTTCCAGAATCAAAAACAGAACTTCCGCTGGAGGTGACATCATTTGAACTCAACACAGTAGAGCTATATAACAGGACCGACCCAGTGTTGAGACTAGCACTGCAGACTCCAAGAATGCTGTCTTGGCATCCTGAGAGGGAAAGTCCCTGCCTGGGGGGAGAAATGTTCACAGGGCTTGTATGTGTGGGTCTAGTTTGCATGTTCCCCACAGTTGTTAGTGGTAACATTGTCCTTATCTTAAACCTAGAGAATTTGGTGGTGCACACGGTGAAACTTTTATGTCTCTGTCAATAA